The Pararge aegeria chromosome 8, ilParAegt1.1, whole genome shotgun sequence genome window below encodes:
- the LOC120626056 gene encoding uncharacterized protein LOC120626056, producing MPERHNDFLLANLNHSARAQDLLMQHMAEWQIKVVTAAEPYFIPPQPNWAGDTEGSVAIVVPGHGVPLVPIRNGPGFVTVGWGELILIGVYFSPNRPLSDFESYLRMLEPVVRGAAPAQVILMGDLNAKSAAWGSPITDLRGVELQNWAAMVGLVLLNRGRVNTCVRQQGGSIRLCLTTDIFGGESPRHSRPLKGRPGEGEECFPDGP from the exons ATGCCAGAACGCCATAACGACTTCCTCCTGGCAAATCTTAACCACTCTGCCCGTGCGCAGGATCTCCTGATGCAGcacatggcggagtggcagattAAAGTGGTGACAGCCGCTGAGCCCTACTTTATCCCCCCCCAACCAAACTGGGCTGGGGATACTGAGGGCTCGGTGGCCATCGTGGTGCCGGGACACGGGGTTCCACTGGTTCCAATACGCAACGGACCAGGGTTCGTTACTGTCGGATGGGGGGAGTTGATACTTattggagtatacttctccccaaacaGACCTCTGTCCGACTTTGAGTCATACCTCAGAATGTtggagccagtggtgagaggtgcggccccAGCCCAGGTGATCTTGATGGGAGATCTCAACGCAAAGTCCGCCGCGTGGGGATCGCCCATCACAGACCTGAGGGGGGTTGAGCTACAGAACTGGGCCGCCATGGTTGGCCTGGTCCTACTCAACCGAGGACGCGTCAACACCTGTGTGCGACAgcagggggggtcaata AGACTCTGTCTGACCACCGATATAttcggtggagagtctccgcgtCACTCCCGGCCTCTCAAGGGCAGACCGGGGGAGGGAGAGGAGTGTTTCCCAGATGGACCTTAG